One segment of Chionomys nivalis chromosome 3, mChiNiv1.1, whole genome shotgun sequence DNA contains the following:
- the LOC130871859 gene encoding spindlin-2-like, with translation MKPKHRKIATRQWTRSAVAYRTRSAAMRDGSSLQKKDGSSLQKQKPGRPLEVLENIVGHRISHGWKEGDKPVTQWNAIILDQLPTNPPLYLVKYDGIDCVYGLELHHDERILQLKILPNKVSFPQVTDTHLTNSIVGRAVKHEFEGTDGSKDEWRGVVLDEVPIMKTWFYITYEKDPVLYIYNLLDDYLEGNLHIMPESPPVEVTSAVGRNVKIDKYVQYKNSDGTIKTGKIVYQVPTKPCMHFVKFEKDTLIYVYDLENIH, from the exons atgaagcccaagcacagaaagatagccacaAGACAGTGGACCAGGAGTGCTGTGGCCTACCGCACTAGGTCTGCAGCCATG agggatgggtcatctctccagaagaaggacgggtcatctctccagaagcaaaaaccgGGCAGGCCTTTAGAGGTCCTGGAGAACATTGTTGGCCACAGAATTTCTCATGGATGGAAAGAAGGCGATAagccagtcacccagtggaacgCCATCATTCTAGACCAGCTGCCGACAAATCCCCCCCTCTATTTGGTGAAGTACGATGGGATTGATTGTGTCTACGGATTGGAGCTTCACCACGATGAAAGGATTTTACAACTGAAGATCCTGCCTAATAAAGTGTCATTTCCTCAGGTGACAGACACCCACCTCACAAACagcatagttggcagagcagtgaaacacgAATTTGAGGGTACAGATGGCTCTAAGGATGAGTGGAGGGGGGTGGTACTAGacgaggtgccaatcatgaagacctggttctacattacctatgagaaagatccggtcttgtacatttacaaCCTCCTGgatgactaccttgaaggcaacctccacatcatgccagagAGTCCTCCAGTAGAGGTGACGTCAGCAGTAGGCAGGAATGTCAAGATAGACAAATATGTGCAGTACAAAAACAGCGACGGAACCATAAAGACAGGCAAAATcgtttaccaagttcccaccaaaccttgcATGCATTTCGTCAAGTTTGAAAAAGACACCcttatctatgtctatgatttggaGAATATccattaa